From Planococcus halocryophilus, the proteins below share one genomic window:
- a CDS encoding carbamoyl phosphate synthase small subunit, with product MSGTVTLANGKVFNGKWHGKASAIQGEIVFFTGMTGYEEVLTDPSYKGQIIVFSYPLIGQYGIQSLYAQSDLIQAAGIIVANLYEGPLCNEALSLAAFANNHSIPILSGVDTRSVIQNIRDSGTMQSQLLHESFSELAWEPVQTHFFSATQTTQELLTIGNGATHIGLIDFHYKSSILKQLLLLDCKVTIIPYATSTEQLDSLSLDGLLFSNGPGDPAALQQLFPTYRDWAERYPSFGICLGHQVLASAFGAKTTKLAYGHRGANHPVMNLQTKRVSMSSQNHSYVVESDSLTPTPFSVLYKNVNDGSIEGLVHDTLPVTTVQFHPEAAPGPTDHLELFEQFLHVAKQQEGVKVHA from the coding sequence ATGTCAGGTACAGTAACGTTAGCAAATGGAAAAGTATTTAATGGTAAGTGGCACGGCAAAGCTTCTGCAATTCAAGGAGAAATTGTCTTTTTCACAGGCATGACTGGTTACGAAGAAGTTTTAACAGATCCATCGTACAAAGGGCAAATCATTGTATTTTCTTATCCTCTTATTGGACAATACGGAATCCAATCGCTTTATGCACAATCTGATCTGATTCAAGCAGCCGGCATTATTGTTGCGAACTTATATGAAGGACCGCTTTGCAATGAAGCCCTCTCACTCGCTGCGTTTGCCAATAACCACAGCATTCCGATTTTAAGCGGTGTTGATACGCGCTCTGTTATCCAAAACATTCGCGATTCCGGCACGATGCAATCGCAATTGCTGCACGAGTCTTTCTCCGAATTAGCTTGGGAGCCGGTGCAAACGCATTTCTTCTCTGCTACTCAAACAACACAAGAGCTTCTAACAATCGGAAACGGTGCGACGCATATTGGGTTGATTGATTTCCATTATAAATCGTCCATCTTGAAACAATTGCTGCTACTTGATTGCAAAGTGACGATCATTCCTTATGCAACCTCAACAGAACAGCTCGATTCTCTCAGCCTTGATGGTCTGCTATTCTCAAATGGTCCTGGAGACCCCGCAGCTCTTCAACAGCTGTTTCCGACATACCGCGATTGGGCAGAGCGATATCCGAGTTTTGGCATTTGTCTTGGCCATCAAGTACTAGCTTCCGCATTTGGCGCGAAAACGACGAAGCTCGCCTACGGTCACCGCGGAGCGAATCACCCTGTAATGAACTTGCAAACAAAACGCGTCAGCATGAGTTCACAAAATCACAGCTATGTCGTCGAAAGCGATAGCCTTACACCCACACCTTTTTCGGTTCTTTATAAAAATGTCAACGACGGCAGTATCGAAGGACTTGTTCACGATACCTTACCAGTAACTACCGTCCAATTTCATCCAGAAGCAGCACCTGGTCCAACTGACCATCTTGAATTATTCGAGCAATTTTTACATGTAGCGAAGCAGCAAGAAGGAGTGAAAGTCCATGCCTAA
- a CDS encoding D-alanyl-D-alanine carboxypeptidase family protein — MRLPKKSLNKKLGLAFATLLLALTLVPEPSHAASSFKDVTSFNEEVDFLTGLGIIKGFPDGSFKPAAAITRLDAVRMILRELDDKDTVGTDPGFADLTPDASGYDEVAKAVKLGFIEGKETKEGIKYFDPKGQLTRGEMAKILTLAYQLKADKHVAFTDVSSSYWANAYISRLATAGVTNGYPGGTFKPKESLQRRHFAAFMARLLAPEKFPLASKKVESPVTYITTDQLNMRSKPNASSSLVGSIPKGGKVEYISKEGTWYTVKYGSKTGWVNSAYLSDKAASPQIAYPAPSTKTPGTYAAGVLIVNKKYGLPSSYNPGVNKLAQKAVDAMVVAAKKQAVQLTAFSTFRSYNRQKELYNNYVRKHGTAEANRFSAKPGYSEHQMGLAFDLGGSNQSQWLKESFATTKEGKWLAVNAHQYGFILRYPKGKEKITGYMYEPWHYRYIGSELALKVKNSDKTLEEYVNVTGK; from the coding sequence AGAAGTTGATTTTCTAACAGGGTTAGGCATTATCAAAGGGTTTCCGGATGGTAGTTTTAAGCCAGCAGCTGCGATTACACGGTTAGATGCTGTCCGAATGATTTTGCGTGAATTAGATGATAAAGATACCGTAGGCACGGATCCTGGCTTTGCGGACTTAACACCTGATGCATCAGGATATGATGAAGTGGCCAAAGCGGTGAAACTAGGTTTTATTGAAGGGAAAGAAACGAAGGAAGGCATAAAATATTTTGATCCAAAAGGTCAACTAACACGTGGAGAAATGGCTAAGATTTTAACGCTAGCTTATCAATTAAAAGCAGATAAACATGTTGCTTTTACCGATGTTAGTTCTTCGTATTGGGCTAATGCTTATATTAGTCGTTTGGCAACAGCAGGTGTGACGAATGGATATCCTGGTGGAACATTCAAACCAAAAGAATCTTTGCAACGTCGGCATTTCGCGGCGTTTATGGCGCGTCTTTTAGCTCCTGAAAAATTCCCGCTTGCGTCAAAAAAAGTGGAGTCGCCTGTGACTTACATAACGACTGATCAATTAAATATGCGCTCAAAACCAAATGCGAGTAGTTCTCTTGTGGGCTCTATCCCTAAAGGGGGAAAAGTTGAATACATTAGCAAAGAAGGCACTTGGTATACAGTGAAATATGGCAGCAAGACGGGATGGGTCAATTCCGCTTACTTAAGTGATAAAGCAGCTAGCCCCCAAATTGCTTATCCAGCACCATCTACAAAGACACCCGGAACTTATGCAGCGGGCGTGTTAATCGTCAACAAAAAATACGGCCTGCCCTCTAGCTATAACCCAGGAGTTAATAAACTGGCGCAAAAAGCCGTAGATGCTATGGTCGTTGCGGCGAAAAAGCAAGCAGTTCAGTTGACGGCTTTTAGTACATTTCGGTCGTATAATCGTCAAAAAGAACTTTATAATAATTACGTCCGCAAGCATGGAACAGCAGAAGCCAATCGGTTTAGCGCAAAACCTGGTTATAGTGAACATCAAATGGGATTAGCGTTCGACTTGGGTGGTAGCAATCAATCGCAATGGCTGAAAGAATCGTTTGCCACGACAAAAGAAGGCAAATGGCTTGCGGTGAACGCTCACCAGTACGGATTTATTCTTCGGTATCCTAAAGGCAAAGAAAAAATTACCGGCTATATGTATGAGCCTTGGCATTACCGTTATATAGGATCTGAATTGGCTCTCAAAGTGAAAAATAGCGACAAGACTTTAGAAGAATATGTGAATGTTACTGGGAAATAA
- the hpt gene encoding hypoxanthine phosphoribosyltransferase produces the protein MLQNDIKEILISEEQLQDKARELGATLTEDYKGKYPLAIGVLKGAMPFMGDLMKRIDGFIEMDFMDVSSYGNATVSSGEVKIVKDLNASVEGRDLLIIEDIIDSGMTLSYLVDLFKYRKANSIKIVTLLDKPTGRKVDLKADYVGFEVPDAFVVGYGLDYAEKYRNLPYIGILKPSIYSEEAE, from the coding sequence ATGTTACAGAATGACATTAAAGAAATATTAATTAGCGAAGAACAATTGCAGGACAAAGCACGTGAACTAGGAGCGACGTTAACAGAGGATTATAAAGGCAAATATCCACTAGCTATCGGCGTTTTAAAAGGTGCAATGCCATTCATGGGAGATTTGATGAAACGCATTGACGGTTTTATTGAAATGGATTTCATGGATGTTTCGAGTTATGGCAACGCAACTGTTTCTTCTGGAGAAGTTAAAATTGTGAAAGATTTGAATGCGAGTGTTGAAGGGCGCGATCTTCTAATCATCGAAGACATCATTGATAGCGGGATGACACTTAGCTATTTAGTGGACCTGTTCAAGTACCGGAAAGCAAACTCAATCAAAATCGTTACCTTATTGGATAAGCCAACAGGGCGCAAAGTAGACTTGAAAGCGGATTATGTTGGTTTTGAAGTGCCTGATGCATTTGTTGTTGGGTACGGCTTGGATTACGCAGAAAAATACCGGAATTTACCGTATATCGGAATTTTGAAGCCTTCAATTTATAGCGAAGAAGCAGAATAG
- the argF gene encoding ornithine carbamoyltransferase — protein sequence MTMAIPFAPSIIQEDFLSLKDYSTTELMDLLNLAIELKKPENKHLPLLKGKVLGMIFEKSSTRTRVSFEAGMLQLGGHAMFLSSQDTQLGRGETIADTGRVLSGYLDGLMIRTYHQSTVQELADFSSIPVINGLTDDYHPCQVMADLMTMLEHFGTLKGKKMAYIGDGNNMANSLMIGAAKVGMDISIASPANYAPTPEMVALAKDIAQYTGSTIEITDNPEKAVTGSDAVYTDVWASMGQEQETIERLEHFQGFQVNEELIKYANKDFIFMHCLPAHREEEVTTAILEGPHSVIFQQSENRLHAQKAVLVALMGDK from the coding sequence ATGACTATGGCGATTCCATTTGCCCCATCAATTATTCAAGAAGACTTTTTGTCGCTAAAAGATTACAGCACAACTGAATTGATGGATTTGCTGAATCTGGCTATTGAATTAAAAAAACCTGAAAACAAACATTTGCCACTGTTAAAAGGAAAAGTGCTCGGCATGATTTTTGAAAAATCCTCTACCCGTACGCGCGTTTCATTTGAAGCCGGAATGCTTCAACTTGGAGGCCACGCCATGTTCTTGAGTTCGCAAGATACACAACTCGGACGCGGTGAAACCATTGCTGATACTGGACGCGTTTTGTCAGGTTATTTGGACGGGTTGATGATTCGTACATATCACCAATCAACGGTTCAAGAACTAGCGGATTTCAGTTCGATTCCAGTGATCAACGGCTTAACCGACGATTACCATCCATGCCAAGTGATGGCTGATTTAATGACGATGCTCGAGCATTTCGGGACGTTAAAAGGCAAGAAAATGGCCTACATCGGAGATGGTAACAATATGGCCAACTCATTGATGATTGGGGCCGCTAAAGTCGGTATGGATATTAGCATTGCTTCTCCTGCTAACTATGCCCCTACACCAGAAATGGTTGCTTTAGCAAAAGATATTGCGCAATATACAGGTTCGACCATTGAAATTACGGATAACCCGGAAAAAGCGGTTACTGGTAGTGACGCCGTTTATACAGACGTTTGGGCGAGCATGGGGCAAGAACAAGAAACCATTGAACGCCTAGAACATTTCCAAGGGTTTCAAGTAAACGAAGAACTCATCAAGTATGCCAATAAAGACTTTATCTTTATGCATTGCTTGCCTGCTCACCGCGAGGAAGAAGTGACCACTGCTATTTTAGAAGGTCCGCATTCGGTCATTTTTCAGCAATCTGAAAATCGTTTACATGCACAAAAAGCGGTACTTGTTGCATTGATGGGCGATAAATAA
- a CDS encoding S1 domain-containing RNA-binding protein, protein MSIEVGSKLEGKVTGITNFGAFVQLPTGATGLVHISEVADNYVKDINDHLKVGEMVEVKVMNVEADGKIGLSIRKAKPQPAGSTERPQRPRPSNNRSFDRAPKENFETKMAKFLKDSEENMTTLKRATESKRGGRGAKRG, encoded by the coding sequence ATGTCGATTGAAGTAGGCAGCAAGTTAGAAGGTAAAGTCACAGGTATTACAAACTTTGGAGCATTTGTTCAGCTTCCAACTGGTGCAACAGGCCTCGTGCATATAAGTGAAGTAGCCGACAACTATGTTAAAGATATTAACGATCATCTTAAAGTTGGCGAAATGGTAGAAGTGAAAGTCATGAATGTAGAAGCAGACGGGAAGATTGGGCTTTCGATTCGTAAAGCGAAGCCACAACCAGCCGGCAGCACAGAACGACCACAACGACCACGCCCAAGCAACAATCGTTCATTTGATCGCGCTCCAAAAGAGAACTTTGAAACAAAAATGGCGAAGTTCTTAAAAGATAGCGAAGAAAATATGACGACCTTAAAGCGCGCGACTGAATCAAAACGTGGCGGTAGAGGGGCAAAAAGAGGCTAA
- a CDS encoding FtsB family cell division protein, which produces MSLKRDNTAEKREVTSIRNDYVRSVEIEEKRKSAHKVRLMRRLAVLGFVILMATIWIGSTIYAQTQTISEKAQLREEALLELEQVEKQQNQLEEQILLLNDEEYLAKLARKDYFLSEEGEIIFTTPHDEKKDEEKPSEKE; this is translated from the coding sequence ATGAGTTTGAAGAGAGATAACACAGCTGAAAAGCGCGAAGTCACCTCAATTCGCAATGACTATGTCCGTTCGGTTGAAATCGAAGAAAAGCGCAAGTCTGCTCACAAAGTTCGATTAATGAGAAGATTGGCAGTACTTGGGTTTGTGATTTTAATGGCAACTATATGGATTGGGTCGACTATTTATGCACAAACACAAACTATTTCTGAAAAAGCGCAGCTTCGTGAAGAAGCGTTGCTAGAACTTGAACAAGTTGAAAAGCAGCAAAATCAGCTAGAAGAACAAATCTTGCTATTGAACGACGAAGAATATTTGGCTAAATTAGCGCGTAAAGATTACTTCCTATCAGAAGAAGGAGAAATCATTTTTACTACACCACATGACGAAAAAAAAGATGAAGAAAAGCCATCAGAAAAAGAGTAG
- the tilS gene encoding tRNA lysidine(34) synthetase TilS produces MGSFQVLLMQYINKHKLLQAGDKVLVGCSGGIDSMVLLYFLNSIKAQLGISVATVHVDHMLRGEESHKDRLFTEEKAKQWGIECFSRAIPIPAILEEKGGNKQQLCRTERYSYFLEVMEQTGATKFATAHHADDQLETILMSGVRGSLQDGSFGMLASRPFGGGQLIRPQLAVVKEQIAAYAKAQGISYREDSSNAEAAYTRNRLRQKVLPLLKEENNNVSQNFVELAEDMQQDQQFLQDLAEQKLKQIMRVENEQIILSAKSFRVEAYALQKRMVLLLLNYLYNPKQVPLTRQLTEQMREMMQSSSGTVFLHLPQNYIAIRQYDTVFLSRQSQQIVTGLTSINITADWTPVYHGRQYKVMPTVRQEQTGNATTWYFQAPENASFFLRSRKPGDRILLTGMNHPKKLSRLMIDEKIPVPMRESWPVITTDKNELLLVPGLRPSALVSRQKRDGDNWVLIEKLL; encoded by the coding sequence ATGGGGAGTTTTCAAGTATTACTGATGCAATACATTAACAAGCATAAACTGCTGCAAGCTGGAGATAAGGTACTCGTTGGTTGTTCAGGCGGAATTGATTCGATGGTCTTACTTTATTTCTTGAATTCAATAAAGGCCCAACTAGGTATTTCAGTCGCGACTGTTCATGTAGATCATATGTTAAGAGGCGAAGAATCTCATAAAGATCGCTTGTTTACCGAAGAAAAAGCGAAACAATGGGGCATTGAATGCTTTAGCCGAGCGATTCCCATTCCAGCGATTTTAGAAGAAAAGGGCGGTAATAAGCAACAATTATGCCGAACTGAGCGCTATAGTTATTTTCTCGAAGTCATGGAACAAACCGGTGCGACTAAATTTGCTACGGCCCATCACGCGGACGATCAACTCGAAACAATTTTGATGTCAGGAGTACGAGGTAGTTTGCAGGATGGCTCGTTTGGCATGTTAGCTAGTCGCCCGTTTGGAGGCGGTCAGTTGATTCGCCCGCAATTGGCAGTGGTCAAAGAGCAAATTGCAGCATATGCAAAAGCGCAAGGCATTTCATATCGTGAAGATTCGAGTAACGCTGAAGCGGCATATACACGGAATCGTTTGCGCCAAAAAGTTTTGCCGCTCTTAAAAGAAGAAAATAACAATGTTTCTCAAAACTTTGTGGAGCTAGCTGAAGATATGCAACAAGATCAACAGTTTTTACAGGATTTAGCCGAACAGAAATTGAAACAAATAATGAGAGTGGAAAATGAACAAATCATTTTATCTGCCAAAAGTTTCAGAGTTGAAGCGTATGCTTTACAAAAAAGAATGGTTCTACTACTATTAAACTATCTATATAATCCGAAGCAAGTTCCGTTAACGAGACAGCTGACCGAACAAATGCGGGAAATGATGCAAAGTTCATCGGGCACTGTTTTTTTACATTTGCCGCAAAATTATATAGCGATCCGCCAATACGACACGGTTTTTCTCAGTCGCCAATCGCAACAAATAGTGACTGGACTGACATCCATCAACATTACCGCTGACTGGACGCCTGTTTACCATGGCCGCCAGTATAAGGTGATGCCAACTGTTCGACAAGAACAAACGGGAAATGCCACAACTTGGTATTTTCAAGCACCGGAAAACGCCAGTTTCTTTTTGCGAAGCAGAAAACCGGGTGATCGGATTCTACTTACGGGGATGAATCATCCAAAAAAACTGTCTCGTTTAATGATTGATGAAAAAATCCCTGTGCCTATGAGAGAAAGTTGGCCTGTCATCACCACTGACAAAAATGAACTTTTATTAGTGCCAGGCTTACGACCATCCGCCCTCGTTAGCCGTCAAAAGCGCGATGGAGACAATTGGGTGCTAATTGAAAAACTTTTATAA
- a CDS encoding carbamoyl phosphate synthase large subunit encodes MPKHEHIKKVLVIGSGAIVIGQAAEFDYSGTQACVALKEEGVEVILINNNPATIMTDQSISDKVYFEPLTLDSVTAIIEKERPDGLLATVGGQTALNLAMALSDSSILTKYGVALLGTDMKAIKQAEDREQFRSLMNQLGEPVPDSDIIYSIEGALEFAESAGYPLIVRPAYTLGGFGGGIAQDEKSYIDLVKQGLSASPIKQCLVEISIAGYKEIEYEVMRDADGTCITICNMENFDPVGVHTGDSIVVAPSQTLNDKDFHMLRSSSIHIIKALGIIGACNVQFALHPETSAYYLIEVNPRVSRSSALASKATGYPIAKIAAKLALGYQLAELKNPVTGTTFASFEPALDYVAVKIPRWPFDQFPQIERKLGTQMKATGEVMAIERSMEAALQKAIRSLELPIDGFRLPALSNFSTENLCELAVKADDRRLFVLFELLIRGKPIDFLHGITGITPYFLWVMNNIVEEWQKLQQTDWNNMTRARLLQAKTLGFSDQQLADLWNVSCSEVWGQRRLWQVTPAYRMIDTCAAEFSSNTNYFYSSWQGASDVSRPHHKKKVAVIGSGPIRIGQGIEFDYCCVHSVLAAQKLGYEAIMINNNPETVSTDYEIADALYFEPITPEDILNVLDFEGINQVILQFGGQTSLNVAAALESAGITVLGSTVDLLDQMEDRDRFYAFLESIDLPTIPGKTALNATDVIPAARSLGFPVLLRPSYVIGGRGMVVLANEKELTDWLHETTMAFPVLVDHFVTGKEVEADILTDGDNVWVSAIFEHVEGTGVHSGDSISVTPPVSLSEYALQELTETAKHIATNMDYTGLFNIQFVYEDNQLFVMEINPRASRTAPISSKITDVPLVQHATALLLGVPFEELAIEESFNGQPEYTVKAPVFSHIKLPGLSPVLSPEMMSTGEVIGSSSDLDLALAKALGGASVQLADLAKGGTLFVAESSIDHVDSTLWKTLGHVIVTESTQSFDDWLQTENKKAYIDFSPDPDSTNAKQAAIHRLHVWTRPETMAAFNGSLTSTLLPKGVLAK; translated from the coding sequence ATGCCTAAGCACGAACACATAAAAAAAGTATTGGTCATTGGCTCAGGTGCCATTGTCATCGGACAAGCCGCTGAATTCGATTATTCTGGCACACAAGCTTGTGTCGCATTAAAAGAAGAAGGCGTGGAAGTCATCTTAATCAATAATAATCCTGCGACGATCATGACCGATCAATCTATTTCCGATAAAGTCTACTTCGAACCGCTAACGTTAGATAGCGTCACTGCCATTATCGAAAAAGAACGACCGGATGGTTTGCTTGCGACAGTTGGCGGGCAAACTGCCTTAAACTTAGCAATGGCTTTATCTGATTCAAGTATTTTAACGAAATATGGTGTTGCGTTACTGGGTACGGATATGAAAGCCATTAAACAAGCGGAAGATCGTGAACAATTCCGCTCTTTGATGAATCAACTAGGCGAGCCGGTTCCTGATAGCGACATTATTTATTCGATTGAAGGCGCTTTGGAATTTGCGGAATCCGCGGGCTACCCACTCATCGTGCGTCCAGCTTATACGCTTGGCGGCTTTGGTGGCGGTATTGCTCAAGATGAAAAATCCTATATTGACTTAGTCAAACAAGGATTAAGTGCCAGTCCCATCAAGCAATGTCTGGTCGAAATCAGTATTGCTGGCTATAAAGAAATCGAATATGAAGTAATGCGTGACGCAGACGGAACGTGTATCACGATTTGCAATATGGAAAACTTCGATCCCGTCGGTGTGCATACAGGTGACTCAATTGTCGTAGCACCTAGTCAAACATTAAACGATAAAGATTTCCATATGTTGCGTAGTTCCTCGATTCATATTATTAAAGCGCTTGGCATTATTGGTGCCTGTAATGTACAGTTTGCGCTACATCCTGAAACTTCCGCTTATTATTTAATCGAAGTTAACCCGCGCGTGAGTCGTTCATCTGCTCTCGCTTCAAAAGCAACCGGTTATCCGATTGCTAAAATTGCAGCGAAGTTGGCACTTGGCTATCAATTAGCAGAATTAAAAAACCCAGTGACGGGCACTACATTTGCTAGTTTCGAGCCAGCACTCGATTACGTAGCGGTTAAAATTCCGCGTTGGCCATTTGATCAATTCCCACAAATCGAACGCAAGCTGGGTACACAAATGAAAGCTACTGGTGAAGTTATGGCAATTGAACGTAGCATGGAAGCGGCTTTGCAAAAAGCCATTCGTTCACTCGAGTTGCCAATCGACGGCTTCCGCTTACCTGCTCTTAGCAATTTTTCAACAGAAAATTTATGCGAATTGGCTGTTAAAGCCGATGATCGTCGCCTGTTCGTACTTTTCGAATTATTGATACGTGGCAAACCGATTGATTTTTTACATGGCATCACAGGCATTACCCCCTACTTCTTATGGGTGATGAACAATATCGTTGAAGAATGGCAGAAACTTCAACAAACCGACTGGAACAACATGACACGCGCACGCTTGCTTCAAGCAAAGACATTAGGTTTTAGCGATCAACAACTAGCAGATTTATGGAATGTTTCGTGTTCTGAAGTTTGGGGGCAACGTAGGCTTTGGCAAGTAACTCCTGCTTATCGCATGATTGATACGTGCGCTGCTGAATTTTCGTCAAATACCAATTATTTTTATTCGAGTTGGCAAGGTGCTTCAGATGTCAGCCGACCTCACCATAAGAAAAAAGTAGCGGTGATCGGATCGGGTCCAATTCGCATTGGTCAAGGCATCGAATTTGATTATTGCTGTGTACACAGTGTTTTAGCCGCTCAAAAACTCGGTTATGAAGCGATTATGATTAATAATAATCCTGAAACCGTCAGCACTGATTACGAAATAGCAGACGCGCTGTACTTTGAACCAATTACTCCGGAAGACATTTTGAATGTGTTGGACTTTGAAGGCATCAATCAAGTCATTCTTCAATTTGGTGGACAAACTTCACTGAATGTAGCAGCAGCTTTAGAAAGCGCGGGCATTACGGTTCTCGGCTCGACAGTGGATTTACTAGACCAAATGGAAGACCGCGATCGCTTTTATGCATTTTTGGAATCGATTGACTTACCGACCATTCCTGGTAAAACTGCGCTGAATGCCACCGATGTTATACCGGCAGCTCGTTCACTCGGCTTCCCCGTGTTATTGCGTCCCTCTTACGTTATCGGTGGGCGCGGCATGGTTGTGTTAGCGAATGAAAAAGAACTGACTGATTGGTTGCACGAAACGACAATGGCGTTCCCTGTATTGGTCGATCATTTTGTTACTGGAAAAGAAGTCGAAGCGGATATTTTAACCGATGGCGACAATGTTTGGGTATCGGCTATTTTCGAGCACGTTGAAGGAACCGGTGTTCATTCTGGTGATAGCATCTCGGTTACACCACCTGTTTCATTATCAGAATATGCCTTGCAAGAACTAACTGAAACAGCAAAACACATCGCCACAAACATGGACTATACCGGCTTATTTAATATCCAATTTGTTTACGAAGACAATCAATTATTCGTTATGGAAATTAATCCGCGAGCATCACGTACTGCGCCAATCAGCTCGAAAATAACTGATGTACCACTCGTTCAACATGCTACGGCTTTATTGTTAGGCGTACCGTTTGAAGAACTGGCCATTGAAGAGAGTTTCAACGGACAACCTGAATATACTGTAAAAGCGCCGGTCTTCTCTCATATTAAACTACCTGGCTTGTCTCCTGTTCTATCACCCGAAATGATGTCGACAGGCGAAGTGATTGGATCAAGTTCAGATTTAGATTTAGCGTTAGCAAAAGCGCTAGGCGGTGCTTCTGTTCAATTGGCTGACTTGGCTAAAGGTGGCACATTATTTGTTGCAGAATCATCGATCGATCACGTGGACAGCACTTTATGGAAAACGCTTGGACACGTTATCGTCACCGAAAGTACTCAGTCTTTTGATGACTGGTTACAAACAGAAAATAAAAAAGCGTATATCGATTTTTCTCCTGACCCGGACAGTACAAATGCTAAACAGGCGGCAATCCACCGTCTCCACGTGTGGACACGCCCTGAAACAATGGCTGCGTTTAACGGCAGCTTAACATCTACCTTATTACCGAAAGGAGTGCTTGCAAAATGA